One stretch of Cellulomonas wangsupingiae DNA includes these proteins:
- a CDS encoding carboxypeptidase regulatory-like domain-containing protein: MHVDVTPRHLPAAAGTTSEAVVTLTNTRDVIAGFAVRVLGVDPSWVHVADPQPRLFPGASASVRVALTLPADAPAGRWTVGVEVQDLADPAAVAVHEVVLEVPAVHRTRVVLEPPTVTAGRQAVFTAVVHNDGNTPHVGGLTAVDPEARTTFAFVPATVTVPPRASTSVTLTARARRPWAGDPVLRPFEVRTTGTHAPGPDAPPAATGVFLQRPRFTRGAIALVGLLAAVTVFATVIALALGTVVQRSAADRDLALEVAQARDSAATTGTAGLSGTVLELTTGTVLGGVSVEVVSPDDTTTAVATAATTQDGAFAVGGLADGSYLLRVRGAGFAEVWYPAAATADDATAVDLADGAAVDGLVVVVGGVPATLAGTVTGDDVGGATVQVQMPLDAAPLLGSGIVADDAGTPGEGVVVRTVPVGEDGTVEIADVPSPAVYDLVVTKPGYATHVQRVDVAAGESRAGLELPLLLGDGTISGTVSGGAGPLGGASVVASSATVRVETVSLTQDGVGSFVLRGLPTPGTYTVVVSADGRAPATLTLTLTAAQELTGVDVVLGDAQGTLGGTVAVPGGDPGGVEVTVTDGASTWRTAARSGSGSWRLAGVPVPGTYTVTFAHADLQSQVLSVSIDGFGRVTSGAASAGGLDVTMRSASGTLSGTVRQLDGAGGAVAAGNVTVQVASGTVTRTVTTASTPAAAVGAYAVDALPPGTYTVTFTRAGTRSVSQIVVVQAGQDATLSPVLVRPAAVTGTVRRGNDPLAGAGVRLYRASDYGLAGAAPVATTTTDANGVYAFDDVDAPQNYLVEVRVVAGGSVVGVSPPFTLAASEQRAVDVTS, encoded by the coding sequence ATGCACGTCGACGTCACCCCCCGGCACCTGCCGGCCGCCGCCGGGACCACGAGCGAGGCCGTCGTCACGCTGACCAACACGCGCGACGTCATCGCGGGCTTCGCGGTGCGCGTGCTCGGCGTCGACCCGTCGTGGGTGCACGTCGCGGACCCGCAGCCGCGCCTGTTCCCCGGCGCCTCCGCGAGCGTGCGCGTCGCGCTGACGCTGCCCGCCGACGCCCCCGCGGGCCGGTGGACGGTCGGCGTCGAGGTGCAGGACCTGGCCGACCCGGCCGCCGTCGCTGTCCACGAGGTCGTCCTCGAGGTCCCGGCGGTGCACCGCACGCGCGTCGTGCTGGAGCCGCCGACCGTGACCGCGGGGCGTCAGGCGGTCTTCACGGCCGTCGTGCACAACGACGGCAACACCCCGCACGTGGGCGGGCTGACCGCGGTCGACCCCGAGGCGCGGACCACGTTCGCGTTCGTCCCGGCGACCGTCACGGTGCCGCCGCGCGCGTCGACGTCGGTGACGCTCACCGCACGGGCACGCCGGCCGTGGGCCGGCGACCCGGTGCTGCGGCCGTTCGAGGTCCGCACGACCGGGACGCACGCGCCGGGGCCCGACGCACCACCCGCCGCGACCGGTGTGTTCCTGCAGCGGCCCCGGTTCACGCGCGGCGCGATCGCGCTCGTAGGGCTGCTCGCGGCGGTCACGGTGTTCGCCACCGTCATCGCGCTCGCGCTGGGCACGGTCGTGCAGCGCTCGGCGGCGGACCGCGACCTGGCCCTCGAGGTCGCCCAGGCCCGTGACAGCGCCGCGACGACCGGCACGGCCGGGCTGAGCGGGACGGTCCTCGAGCTGACGACCGGGACGGTGCTGGGTGGCGTCAGCGTCGAGGTCGTCTCCCCCGACGACACGACGACGGCCGTCGCGACGGCCGCGACCACGCAGGACGGCGCGTTCGCGGTCGGCGGGCTCGCCGACGGCTCCTACCTGCTGCGGGTGCGCGGCGCCGGGTTCGCGGAGGTCTGGTACCCCGCCGCCGCGACCGCCGACGACGCCACGGCCGTCGACCTGGCGGACGGGGCGGCCGTCGACGGGCTCGTCGTCGTGGTCGGGGGCGTGCCCGCGACGCTCGCGGGCACCGTGACCGGCGACGACGTCGGCGGGGCGACCGTGCAGGTGCAGATGCCGCTGGACGCCGCTCCGCTGCTCGGGTCCGGGATCGTCGCCGACGACGCGGGGACCCCCGGCGAGGGCGTCGTCGTGCGGACGGTCCCGGTCGGTGAGGACGGGACCGTCGAGATCGCCGACGTCCCGTCCCCGGCGGTGTACGACCTGGTGGTCACCAAGCCCGGCTACGCGACGCACGTGCAGCGCGTCGACGTCGCCGCCGGGGAGTCCCGCGCGGGCCTGGAGCTGCCGCTGCTGCTGGGCGACGGCACGATCAGCGGCACCGTCAGCGGCGGCGCCGGGCCGCTCGGCGGCGCGAGCGTCGTGGCGTCGTCGGCGACCGTGCGCGTCGAGACGGTCTCGCTCACGCAGGACGGCGTCGGCTCGTTCGTGCTGCGCGGCCTGCCCACGCCCGGGACGTACACCGTGGTGGTCTCCGCGGACGGCCGCGCACCGGCGACCCTCACCCTCACGCTCACGGCCGCGCAGGAGCTCACGGGCGTCGACGTCGTGCTCGGGGACGCGCAGGGCACGCTGGGCGGCACGGTCGCCGTCCCCGGCGGCGACCCCGGCGGCGTCGAGGTCACGGTGACCGACGGCGCGAGCACGTGGCGCACGGCGGCCCGGTCCGGGTCCGGGTCGTGGCGCCTCGCGGGCGTGCCCGTGCCGGGCACCTACACCGTGACGTTCGCCCACGCGGACCTGCAGTCCCAGGTGCTGTCGGTGAGCATCGACGGGTTCGGGCGTGTGACGTCCGGTGCCGCGTCGGCCGGTGGGCTGGACGTCACGATGCGCTCGGCGTCCGGGACCCTGTCCGGGACCGTCCGGCAGCTCGACGGCGCCGGCGGCGCGGTCGCCGCGGGCAACGTCACGGTCCAGGTCGCGTCGGGCACGGTGACGCGCACCGTCACGACCGCGTCGACGCCCGCGGCCGCGGTGGGCGCGTACGCCGTCGACGCCCTGCCCCCGGGTACGTACACGGTGACGTTCACGCGCGCGGGCACGCGCAGCGTGTCCCAGATCGTCGTGGTGCAGGCCGGTCAGGACGCGACCCTGAGCCCTGTGCTGGTGCGCCCGGCCGCCGTGACGGGCACCGTCAGGCGCGGCAACGACCCCCTCGCGGGTGCGGGCGTGCGCCTGTACCGGGCCTCGGACTACGGCCTCGCGGGCGCCGCGCCCGTCGCGACCACCACGACCGACGCGAACGGCGTCTACGCGTTCGACGACGTCGACGCACCGCAGAACTACCTGGTGGAGGTCCGCGTCGTCGCGGGCGGGTCCGTGGTCGGCGTCTCCCCGCCGTTCACGCTCGCCGCCAGCGAGCAGCGGGCCGTGGACGTGACCTCGTGA
- a CDS encoding carboxypeptidase regulatory-like domain-containing protein, with translation MSDTGRRSGTSAPTVAVDATAHGAPGTHVDVAVRVRNVTTGPVDVRVHAVGLGWAPATVDVPALAPQATAGTTLRVAVPAGAAAGAYPFLVVAETPAGRTVTDAQLTVDGASELLVSVEPADSRGRGRRRVDVVLANTGAAPTSVDLTAAGVGVDVDVPAVPVQVAPAATVRVPAVLRSGHRWVGRARRHTFTVTATGRSAPQQVPGTFTSRAWLGPTVLKVAAVVAVVALWAGGAVVGIPRVVAALDGGQDAPPAAGAGGADAQPGAGAPGGAAGGGSGGASGDDAGGAPGALDAAPAPALRVAGQVSGVDPAGASVQVVPTSELWGTTPTAAEVPDGAVGVGRLVTDAASGVPLGRVLAPAVAAVRAARTALTAPTAPGRLLGTALTVEGTGPTAQRVRTTTDEAGTWAVAGLSPTTRYLVTVAKPGYRTARYVLTGAELSATPLQTELRAGDGVLRGVVTGPDGPVGGVGLTITDGTTTVTTRTVTEGRVGSWSVEGLSTPSTYLVTASSDRWGSTSRLVTMPAAAERTVDLAVSPGVASLSGVALGTATLGGVGGIGGLTVTATDGTTTRTATTLTGDDAGRFVLADLPVPGTYTVTVAGPGYATVTRELALTPQGVEGWEVAMTAIGGAVTGTVRGDDGAGVTAAGLRLSDGTETYKSMSASDGDGSYRFVGVAAGTYVLSAEAFGYVTGYAQVTVAAGGTVTSDLVLTTVPGDGLVATASVTGRATDAATGGRVTCLATTEPCLVTVTTRATALDGTTRTVTATAGPDDAYVLPGDGEPGLLPGRYTLTVSVPGYERSTVDVAVPMGAVVEAATVALTPSPSLVGTVLPRVGALPTGVCVVARPAGSTTSCTPATATCTGPDARCANVEQGMYELRRLPAGAWEVVLVGLPAEWVTPDPVEVVLLPGETRRYDATVERLGIIRVTTLRADASGAIGTAANATVHATQVGGPTVANAVSDTDGVAVLTGLTPGTYRIVTTAADAASAAITIERDISLNQQLDATVVLASPVGDQVVQVVVQSAHDAFRALASARVTVTGVVGYSGTTPVRRSQSFTTDGFGEVLVCTAPTGACAGRPVLPLVSGHVDVVVHAEGFDPLRLDGVELGGVDRVVLTPSYQLLDASMVLVPRVTAVPGVTLEAVDAPPGTGTVRLTPAVGGFPTTVDGQDATQVPLTFVDTALGVENRIRPGTYRFRVTADGWSVRAGTAELVVVVPYRDDDSPFTTAAQVVLVRDGGVLVTLAPDAAAPLTDARVTLSSGGTVVAERRVTSTAPVHLGALPVGRYDLRVVAAGFRTGPATTVDVPPGADARPTVALVGLGRVEGTVSTHLGTGWSVALPGARVSAVGPADEAGTSDVTFTATSDADGRVTLAGDLDREGLWAGDWDLTAEASDHDPATAVATVGTGPEPAELRLTPRGSTLTVRVTDAGGAAVTDGLAVRLAYSDHAVTIDPPAVQDDEFVFSGLLPLTYTLWVVPSTSEYTTVSTRVTVGPGQPGRVEVPLATPTGSVQGAVTREAADGSLVPVPVPDVEVTATAQGATEGVDVTTGPDGRYLLSGLGGGPYTVTFTASGATLTRAVHVVPGQGTVLDVTFPLVRHPVTVQVTSSIGADLTGGLVTLTSGSGTTLGPQPVARSGTRYVTTFPQVPPGTWTVRAAGPAGHLATVEQTVDVSGATTLPLELREVELRLRATGGAPSVDVTVTPTGGVAVPVRLLGGASDSVLYLPGTTAGPAATLGATTSASWLVTLSQTTVPAGATQLLVTAATTPAPAVTETSATTSGPVQAGTDLTVAVTVTTPGGTPAGGVQVAVGAPPDWAQAVSATLAGGTATVTLPTTGWASGTTTLSVRYVPSTSAWSTSDTTVDVQVRPVPTPAPSTPGGPPGP, from the coding sequence GTGAGCGACACCGGTCGACGCAGCGGCACGTCCGCACCCACGGTCGCGGTCGACGCGACCGCGCACGGCGCACCCGGCACGCACGTCGACGTCGCGGTCCGCGTCCGCAACGTCACCACCGGGCCCGTCGACGTGCGCGTGCACGCCGTGGGCCTCGGGTGGGCACCGGCGACGGTCGACGTCCCGGCGCTCGCCCCGCAGGCCACGGCCGGCACGACGCTGCGCGTGGCCGTGCCCGCGGGCGCCGCCGCGGGCGCCTACCCGTTCCTCGTGGTCGCCGAGACGCCCGCCGGCCGCACGGTCACCGACGCGCAGCTGACCGTGGACGGTGCGAGCGAGCTGCTGGTCAGCGTCGAGCCCGCCGACTCCCGGGGGCGCGGTCGCCGGCGCGTGGACGTCGTGCTCGCGAACACCGGTGCGGCACCCACGTCCGTGGACCTCACCGCGGCGGGCGTCGGGGTGGACGTCGACGTCCCCGCCGTCCCCGTGCAGGTCGCGCCCGCCGCGACCGTCCGCGTGCCGGCGGTGCTGCGGTCCGGGCACCGGTGGGTGGGGCGCGCGCGACGCCACACGTTCACGGTCACCGCGACGGGACGCAGCGCCCCGCAGCAGGTGCCGGGCACGTTCACGTCCCGCGCGTGGCTCGGCCCCACCGTCCTCAAGGTCGCGGCCGTCGTCGCGGTCGTCGCGCTGTGGGCGGGTGGCGCGGTCGTCGGCATCCCGCGCGTCGTCGCCGCGCTCGACGGCGGCCAGGACGCCCCGCCGGCGGCGGGTGCGGGCGGGGCCGATGCCCAGCCGGGTGCCGGCGCGCCCGGCGGTGCTGCCGGCGGTGGGAGCGGTGGTGCGAGCGGTGACGACGCCGGCGGCGCCCCCGGAGCCCTCGACGCCGCACCGGCCCCCGCGCTGCGGGTCGCCGGGCAGGTGTCCGGCGTGGACCCCGCGGGGGCCAGCGTGCAGGTCGTGCCGACCTCCGAGCTGTGGGGCACCACGCCGACCGCGGCCGAGGTCCCGGACGGCGCGGTGGGCGTCGGGCGGCTGGTCACCGACGCCGCGTCCGGCGTGCCCCTGGGCCGGGTCCTGGCACCGGCGGTCGCCGCGGTGCGGGCCGCGCGCACCGCGCTGACCGCCCCCACGGCGCCGGGGCGGCTGCTGGGCACCGCGCTCACCGTCGAGGGCACCGGCCCGACCGCGCAGCGCGTGCGCACCACCACCGACGAGGCGGGGACCTGGGCCGTCGCCGGCCTGTCACCCACGACGCGGTACCTCGTGACGGTCGCCAAGCCCGGTTACCGCACCGCGCGCTACGTCCTGACGGGCGCCGAGCTGTCGGCGACGCCCCTGCAGACCGAGCTGCGCGCGGGCGACGGCGTCCTGCGCGGCGTCGTCACGGGACCGGACGGGCCCGTGGGCGGCGTCGGCCTGACCATCACCGACGGCACCACCACCGTGACCACGCGCACCGTGACCGAGGGCCGCGTGGGCAGCTGGTCGGTCGAGGGCCTGAGCACCCCGAGCACGTACCTCGTCACGGCGTCCTCCGACCGGTGGGGCAGCACGTCGCGGCTGGTCACGATGCCGGCGGCCGCCGAGCGCACGGTCGACCTCGCCGTCTCCCCGGGTGTCGCGTCCCTCTCGGGGGTCGCGCTGGGGACCGCCACGCTCGGGGGCGTCGGCGGCATCGGCGGGCTCACCGTCACCGCGACCGACGGCACCACGACCCGCACCGCGACGACGCTCACGGGGGACGACGCGGGCCGCTTCGTCCTCGCGGACCTGCCGGTGCCCGGCACCTACACCGTCACGGTCGCGGGCCCCGGCTACGCGACCGTGACGCGCGAGCTGGCGCTCACCCCGCAGGGCGTCGAGGGCTGGGAGGTCGCGATGACGGCGATCGGCGGCGCCGTCACCGGGACCGTCCGCGGCGACGACGGCGCCGGTGTCACGGCCGCCGGGTTGCGGCTCAGCGACGGCACCGAGACGTACAAGTCGATGTCGGCGTCCGACGGCGACGGCTCCTACCGGTTCGTCGGGGTCGCGGCCGGCACGTACGTGCTCTCCGCCGAGGCGTTCGGGTACGTCACGGGGTACGCGCAGGTGACGGTCGCCGCCGGCGGCACCGTCACGTCGGACCTCGTGCTGACCACCGTGCCGGGCGACGGGCTCGTCGCCACGGCGAGCGTCACCGGGCGCGCCACCGACGCGGCCACGGGCGGACGCGTGACGTGCCTGGCGACCACGGAACCGTGCCTCGTCACCGTCACGACCCGCGCCACCGCCCTCGACGGCACGACGCGCACCGTCACCGCCACAGCCGGGCCCGACGACGCCTACGTGCTGCCCGGCGACGGCGAGCCCGGCCTGCTGCCGGGGCGGTACACCCTCACGGTCTCCGTGCCCGGCTACGAGCGCAGCACCGTCGACGTCGCCGTGCCCATGGGCGCGGTGGTCGAGGCCGCCACGGTCGCCCTGACGCCCTCGCCGTCGCTCGTCGGCACCGTGCTGCCGCGCGTCGGCGCGCTGCCGACCGGTGTGTGCGTCGTGGCGCGCCCCGCCGGCTCGACCACGTCGTGCACGCCCGCGACGGCGACGTGCACGGGCCCCGACGCGCGCTGCGCGAACGTCGAGCAGGGCATGTACGAGCTGCGGCGGCTGCCCGCCGGGGCGTGGGAGGTCGTCCTGGTGGGGCTGCCGGCCGAGTGGGTGACGCCCGACCCGGTCGAGGTCGTCCTGCTGCCGGGCGAGACCCGCCGCTACGACGCGACCGTCGAGCGCCTCGGCATCATCCGCGTGACCACGCTGCGCGCCGACGCGAGCGGTGCCATCGGCACGGCCGCGAACGCCACCGTCCACGCCACGCAGGTCGGCGGCCCGACGGTCGCGAACGCCGTCTCCGACACCGACGGCGTCGCCGTGCTCACCGGGCTGACCCCCGGCACGTACCGCATCGTGACGACGGCCGCCGACGCCGCGAGCGCCGCGATCACCATCGAGCGCGACATCTCGCTCAACCAGCAGCTCGACGCCACGGTCGTGCTCGCCTCCCCCGTGGGGGACCAGGTCGTGCAGGTCGTCGTGCAGTCCGCGCACGACGCGTTCCGGGCGCTCGCGTCGGCACGCGTCACCGTGACCGGCGTCGTCGGCTACTCCGGGACCACGCCCGTGCGCCGCTCGCAGTCGTTCACCACCGACGGGTTCGGCGAGGTCCTGGTCTGCACGGCGCCGACCGGTGCGTGCGCGGGCCGGCCCGTCCTGCCGCTGGTGTCCGGCCACGTCGACGTCGTCGTGCACGCCGAGGGGTTCGACCCGCTGCGGCTCGACGGTGTGGAGCTCGGCGGCGTGGACCGCGTCGTGCTCACCCCGTCGTACCAGCTGCTCGACGCCTCGATGGTGCTGGTGCCGCGGGTGACGGCCGTGCCCGGCGTGACGCTCGAGGCCGTCGACGCGCCGCCCGGCACGGGGACGGTCCGGCTCACGCCGGCGGTGGGCGGGTTCCCGACGACCGTCGACGGCCAGGACGCCACGCAGGTCCCGCTGACGTTCGTCGACACGGCGCTCGGCGTGGAGAACCGCATCCGCCCGGGCACGTACCGGTTCCGCGTCACCGCCGACGGCTGGAGCGTGCGGGCGGGCACGGCCGAGCTGGTCGTGGTCGTGCCGTACCGCGACGACGACTCCCCGTTCACGACCGCCGCCCAGGTGGTCCTGGTGCGCGACGGCGGCGTCCTGGTCACGCTCGCACCGGACGCGGCGGCGCCGCTGACCGACGCGCGGGTCACGCTGTCGTCGGGCGGCACGGTCGTCGCCGAGCGTCGCGTCACCTCGACGGCACCGGTCCACCTGGGGGCGCTGCCCGTCGGGCGGTACGACCTGCGGGTCGTCGCCGCCGGGTTCCGCACCGGCCCCGCGACGACCGTCGACGTGCCCCCCGGTGCGGACGCGAGGCCGACCGTCGCGCTGGTCGGGCTCGGCCGGGTCGAGGGCACCGTGTCCACGCACCTGGGCACGGGCTGGTCCGTCGCGCTGCCCGGTGCCCGGGTGAGCGCCGTCGGCCCCGCCGACGAGGCCGGGACCAGCGACGTCACGTTCACCGCCACGTCGGACGCCGACGGCCGCGTCACGCTCGCCGGGGACCTCGACCGCGAGGGCCTGTGGGCGGGCGACTGGGACCTGACGGCCGAGGCGTCCGACCACGACCCGGCGACCGCCGTGGCGACGGTCGGGACGGGCCCGGAGCCGGCCGAGCTGCGGCTCACCCCGCGCGGCTCGACGCTCACCGTGCGCGTCACCGACGCCGGCGGGGCCGCCGTGACGGACGGCCTGGCCGTGCGGCTCGCGTACTCCGACCACGCCGTGACGATCGACCCGCCCGCGGTGCAGGACGACGAGTTCGTCTTCAGCGGCCTGCTGCCGCTGACGTACACGCTGTGGGTCGTGCCGTCGACGAGCGAGTACACGACCGTGAGCACGCGCGTCACCGTCGGCCCCGGGCAGCCGGGACGCGTCGAGGTGCCGCTCGCGACACCCACCGGCTCGGTGCAGGGCGCGGTGACGCGCGAGGCCGCCGACGGCAGTCTCGTCCCCGTCCCCGTCCCCGACGTCGAGGTGACCGCGACGGCGCAGGGTGCGACCGAGGGCGTCGACGTCACCACCGGACCCGACGGGCGCTACCTGCTCAGCGGGCTCGGCGGCGGCCCGTACACCGTGACGTTCACGGCGTCCGGCGCCACCCTCACGCGCGCCGTCCACGTCGTGCCCGGCCAGGGCACGGTGCTCGACGTGACGTTCCCGCTGGTGCGGCACCCGGTGACGGTGCAGGTCACGTCGTCGATCGGCGCGGACCTCACGGGCGGGCTGGTGACGCTGACGTCCGGGAGCGGCACGACCCTCGGGCCGCAGCCGGTCGCGCGGTCCGGCACCCGGTACGTCACGACGTTCCCGCAGGTGCCGCCCGGCACGTGGACCGTCCGTGCGGCCGGGCCGGCGGGCCACCTGGCGACGGTCGAGCAGACCGTCGACGTCAGCGGCGCGACGACCCTGCCGCTGGAGCTGCGGGAGGTCGAGCTGCGGCTGCGGGCCACCGGCGGCGCGCCGTCGGTCGACGTGACCGTGACCCCCACGGGCGGTGTCGCCGTCCCGGTGCGGCTGCTGGGCGGCGCGAGCGACTCGGTGCTGTACCTGCCGGGCACCACGGCCGGGCCCGCCGCGACGCTGGGCGCCACCACGTCCGCGAGCTGGCTCGTCACGCTGTCGCAGACCACCGTCCCGGCCGGGGCCACGCAGCTCCTGGTCACCGCCGCGACGACTCCCGCACCGGCCGTGACCGAGACGTCCGCGACGACGTCGGGCCCGGTGCAGGCCGGCACGGACCTGACCGTCGCCGTGACCGTCACGACGCCCGGCGGCACCCCCGCCGGGGGCGTGCAGGTGGCCGTCGGCGCGCCGCCGGACTGGGCGCAGGCCGTCTCCGCGACCCTCGCGGGCGGCACCGCGACCGTGACCCTGCCGACGACCGGGTGGGCGTCGGGGACCACGACGCTGTCGGTGCGGTACGTGCCGTCGACGTCGGCGTGGAGCACGTCGGACACGACGGTCGACGTGCAGGTGCGACCGGTGCCGACACCGGCACCGTCCACGCCCGGTGGTCCGCCCGGGCCGTGA
- a CDS encoding phage tail protein — translation MGRAEDWLLAQLPAGMVAEDFFARFVRIFQAEAETLLAHPDNLPHLADPHLAPPEMVRYLARWIGLPGLDADLPEDLQRDLLVAGASALPWRGTAHGLRVLLEGCTGAPARVVDGGGVHPLGEEPTDTAWVRLEAGSTGRLTQDELVELLRAEVPAHVHVEVVVAGRTVWPRPEGGVR, via the coding sequence GTGGGACGCGCTGAGGACTGGCTGCTCGCGCAGCTCCCGGCGGGCATGGTCGCGGAGGACTTCTTCGCGCGGTTCGTGCGGATCTTCCAGGCCGAGGCCGAGACCCTGCTCGCCCACCCGGACAACCTGCCGCACCTGGCGGACCCGCACCTGGCCCCGCCGGAGATGGTCCGCTACCTCGCGCGCTGGATCGGGCTGCCCGGCCTCGACGCGGACCTCCCGGAGGACCTGCAGCGCGACCTGCTCGTCGCGGGGGCGTCGGCGCTGCCCTGGCGCGGCACCGCGCACGGGCTGCGCGTGCTGCTGGAGGGCTGCACGGGTGCTCCCGCACGGGTCGTCGACGGCGGCGGGGTGCACCCGCTGGGCGAGGAGCCGACCGACACCGCCTGGGTGCGCCTGGAGGCGGGGTCGACCGGGCGTCTGACGCAGGACGAGCTGGTCGAGCTGCTGCGGGCCGAGGTGCCCGCGCACGTGCACGTCGAGGTGGTGGTGGCGGGTCGCACGGTGTGGCCGCGGCCGGAGGGAGGGGTCCGATGA
- a CDS encoding putative baseplate assembly protein → MPPLDPPNLDDRRFQDIVDETKRLIPRFTPEWTNHNLSDPGVALVELFAWVGEMVLYRVNQVPDRMYAHFLGLVGVEPFPPSVARTRLTFRLAAPATEPVVIPGGTAVSTVTVGGQDPVVFATSAEAVAVPPRLVAARTAGPDGAASSDAWEALQVPGESVRCFPSSPIRDGDAFYLGCADPLTDLVLRLDVTAHAEGIGVDPTRPPLAWEVWSGEAWVPTVVDDDTTGGLNRDGAVTLLVGERHAPLTIGGTTAYWLRARLLDRADGRPAYQASPHVGSVQVRTVGVSVPAEHAQAMPAEVLGRSDGRPGQRFAVSAAPVATRRPDERVVVVDRAGAAEWDEVPDFAASGPDDRHVVWDSASGEVRFGPAVRQPDGRTRQHGAVPPDGAQVRVTGYRTGGGARGNVGPRTVTSLRTALPSVRSVVNLVPATGGVDAETVEEAKVRGPLALRTGQRAVTASDFEQVARQASVEVARARCLPVAPDGPAAPVHVLLVPQVRTDPRTHTIDDFVLSPRLLDTVAAELDLRRTVGVSVGLGAPYYHGVSVAALVRAIPGRPVQAVRERVVEALTRFVHPLVGGPQGTGWPFGQTLTATAVAQVAEGVDGVLGVDEVTLFGYDLRNGRRVGEGRESLTIDADTLLLSAEHRVVVR, encoded by the coding sequence ATGCCGCCGCTCGACCCGCCGAACCTCGACGACCGCCGGTTCCAGGACATCGTCGACGAGACCAAGCGCCTCATCCCGCGCTTCACGCCCGAGTGGACCAACCACAACCTGTCCGACCCCGGCGTCGCTCTCGTCGAGCTGTTCGCGTGGGTCGGGGAGATGGTGCTGTACCGGGTCAACCAGGTGCCGGACCGCATGTACGCGCACTTCCTGGGCCTGGTGGGCGTCGAGCCGTTCCCGCCGTCGGTCGCGCGCACGCGCCTGACGTTTCGGCTCGCGGCGCCCGCGACGGAGCCCGTCGTGATCCCCGGCGGGACCGCGGTGTCGACCGTGACGGTCGGCGGGCAGGACCCCGTGGTGTTCGCGACGTCCGCCGAGGCCGTCGCCGTCCCGCCGCGCCTGGTCGCGGCCCGCACCGCCGGACCCGACGGTGCCGCGTCGAGCGACGCGTGGGAGGCACTGCAGGTGCCGGGCGAGTCCGTGCGCTGCTTCCCGTCGTCACCCATCCGCGACGGCGACGCGTTCTACCTGGGCTGCGCCGACCCGCTCACCGACCTCGTGCTGCGCCTGGACGTCACCGCGCACGCCGAGGGCATCGGCGTCGACCCGACCCGCCCGCCGCTCGCGTGGGAGGTGTGGAGCGGGGAGGCGTGGGTGCCCACGGTCGTCGACGACGACACGACCGGCGGGCTCAACCGCGACGGCGCCGTGACGCTGCTGGTCGGCGAGCGGCACGCGCCCCTGACGATCGGCGGCACGACCGCGTACTGGCTGCGCGCGCGCCTGCTCGACCGCGCCGACGGGCGCCCCGCCTACCAGGCGTCGCCGCACGTGGGGTCCGTGCAGGTGCGGACCGTCGGCGTGAGCGTGCCCGCCGAGCACGCGCAGGCCATGCCCGCCGAGGTCCTGGGACGGTCCGACGGACGCCCGGGCCAGCGGTTCGCGGTGTCCGCGGCGCCGGTCGCGACGCGCCGGCCCGACGAGCGCGTCGTCGTCGTCGACCGCGCGGGTGCCGCCGAGTGGGACGAGGTCCCGGACTTCGCCGCGTCCGGCCCGGACGACCGGCACGTGGTGTGGGACTCCGCGAGCGGTGAGGTGCGGTTCGGCCCCGCCGTGCGCCAGCCCGACGGGCGGACGCGGCAGCACGGCGCCGTCCCGCCGGACGGTGCGCAGGTCCGCGTCACCGGGTACCGCACGGGCGGCGGCGCGCGCGGCAACGTCGGGCCGCGCACAGTCACGTCGCTGCGGACCGCGCTGCCGTCGGTGCGCAGCGTCGTCAACCTCGTGCCGGCCACCGGCGGTGTCGACGCCGAGACGGTCGAGGAGGCCAAGGTCCGCGGCCCGCTCGCGCTGCGCACCGGGCAGCGTGCCGTCACCGCGTCGGACTTCGAGCAGGTCGCCCGGCAGGCGTCGGTCGAGGTCGCGCGCGCCCGCTGCCTGCCGGTCGCGCCCGACGGCCCCGCGGCGCCCGTGCACGTCCTGCTGGTGCCGCAGGTGCGCACCGACCCCCGCACCCACACGATCGACGACTTCGTGCTCTCGCCCCGGCTGCTCGACACCGTGGCCGCCGAGCTCGACCTGCGCCGCACGGTCGGCGTGTCGGTGGGCCTGGGTGCGCCGTACTACCACGGGGTGTCCGTGGCGGCCCTCGTGCGCGCGATCCCCGGGCGGCCCGTGCAGGCCGTGCGCGAGCGCGTCGTCGAGGCGCTCACGCGCTTCGTGCACCCGCTGGTCGGCGGGCCGCAGGGCACCGGCTGGCCCTTCGGCCAGACGCTCACCGCGACGGCGGTCGCGCAGGTCGCCGAGGGCGTCGACGGCGTCCTGGGCGTCGACGAGGTCACGCTGTTCGGGTACGACCTGCGCAACGGCCGCCGCGTCGGCGAGGGGCGCGAGTCCCTCACGATCGACGCGGACACGCTGCTGCTGTCGGCCGAGCACCGCGTGGTGGTCCGATGA
- a CDS encoding GPW/gp25 family protein, with product MSEIHPARMTAAADFVGRGFAWPFGVDHTGSIAMTGGAGDVEDAMRVVLLTAPGERLMRPAFGCRIWDLLFEPITPNLVGLVRQAVRDALAQWEPRVDVEDVRPLQDTADHGLLHIEIDYRVRSTNDRRNLVFPFYVIPREDS from the coding sequence ATGAGCGAGATCCACCCCGCCCGCATGACCGCGGCCGCGGACTTCGTCGGCCGCGGGTTCGCGTGGCCGTTCGGCGTCGACCACACCGGGTCGATCGCCATGACCGGCGGCGCGGGCGACGTCGAGGACGCCATGCGCGTCGTCCTGCTCACCGCGCCCGGCGAGCGGCTCATGCGCCCCGCGTTCGGCTGCCGCATCTGGGACCTGCTCTTCGAGCCGATCACCCCGAACCTCGTCGGCCTGGTGCGCCAGGCCGTGCGCGACGCACTGGCCCAGTGGGAGCCGCGGGTGGACGTCGAGGACGTCCGCCCCCTGCAGGACACGGCGGACCACGGCCTGCTCCACATCGAGATCGACTACCGCGTCCGGTCCACCAACGACCGCCGCAACCTGGTCTTCCCCTTCTACGTGATCCCCCGCGAGGACTCCTGA